CACCGTCATGTCCGCCGCCATGGAAGCCGGCGCCTCTTTGATCAACGATGTCACCGCCTTGCGGGGAGATCCGCATGCCGCGCGCGTGCTGGCCAACACCGCCCATCCCATCGTGCTCATGCACATGCAAGGCGCTCCCGGTACCATGCAGCACAATCCGAGTTACCGGCACGTCGTCGCCGAGGTCTACGACTTTTTTACCGAAAGAATCCATTTCTGCCAGGAACATGGCATCAAACCGGAGCGGTTGATCCTTGATCCGGGTATCGGTTTTGGCAAAACTACCCTGCACAATCTGGAGCTGATACGCCACTTGCGCGCTTTTTATGGATTGGGCCTCCCCCTGCTCCTGGGCGTCTCCCGCAAAACGATCGTGGGCGCCCTGACCGGTGAACGCGAACCAGCCGCACGCGATCCGGGCAGTCAGCTTCTGGCCGCCTTGGGCGCACTCTCCGGGGCACATATCTTGCGTGTCCATGACGTGGCCGGAACCCGCCAGTCTCTGGCCGTGGCACAGGGTTGGAGGCACAACATCTTCTGACCGCTGCGCCC
This genomic window from Magnetococcales bacterium contains:
- the folP gene encoding dihydropteroate synthase, which encodes MCHATGRLLRGDLEAWIERLASSEARSVALALHTALTAHGQCRPVLRWHCGGYRILDCSRPLIMGVINVTPDSFSDGGRHADPETAVAHGIAMVHAGAHILDVGGESTRPGAQPVSEAEEMRRVIPVVQALASSVHVPISIDTSKATVMSAAMEAGASLINDVTALRGDPHAARVLANTAHPIVLMHMQGAPGTMQHNPSYRHVVAEVYDFFTERIHFCQEHGIKPERLILDPGIGFGKTTLHNLELIRHLRAFYGLGLPLLLGVSRKTIVGALTGEREPAARDPGSQLLAALGALSGAHILRVHDVAGTRQSLAVAQGWRHNIF